In a genomic window of Pelodiscus sinensis isolate JC-2024 chromosome 32, ASM4963464v1, whole genome shotgun sequence:
- the LOC102446900 gene encoding zinc finger protein RFP-like yields MAADSPMETLREEATCSLCLDYFTAPVSLECGHNFCQACLSQFWKGLDSASSCPQCNETVQQRHLRPNRQLANVLEIAKQLSSQVAKRARWDGVCGEHQEALKLFCEEDQTLICVVCRESKAHRTHIMLPIQEAAQQYKEKFEAHLKTLREEREKLLEWKVTGEGRNQEYLKQTQAERQKIVAEFQQLRQFLEEQERLLLAQLEKLDEEIVRIQTDTVRNVSVQISHLSEQISELEGKCQKPASEFLQDVKSTLSRCEKGQFQQPEAISLELKEQVSAFSQITTSLSENLRKCKDTLPSALERARGKSLGAFRQVTVTLDPDTAHPRLILSEDRKHVSWELTPQLLPDNPERFDSRTCVLGCEGFTSGSHCWEVEVRGARHWAVGVARDSMRRKGRISRSPKGGIWAVEQWGGQFQALSSPATPLSLSGAPSRIRVYLDCDWGQVTFIDAGTEASIFTFPPGSLPGERIRPWLWVGTGSQLRLCP; encoded by the exons atggctgcagacagTCCCATGGAAACTCTCCGGGAGGAAGCAACATGTTCCCTATGTTTGGACTATTTCACAGCCCCTGTAAgtctggagtgtgggcacaatttctgccaAGCCTGCCTCAGCCAGTTCTGGAAGGGACTTGactcagcctcctcctgccctcagtGCAACGAAACTGTGCAGCAGAGACACCTCCGGCCCAACAGGCAGCTGGCAAATGTCCTAGAAATAGCCAAGCAGCTGAGTTCACAGGTGGcaaagagagcaagatgggacggggtgtgcggggagcaccaggaggctctgaaattattctgtgaagaggatcaaacCCTCATCTGTGTTGTCTGCAGAGAGTCCAAGGCTCACCGCACTCACATTATGCTTCCCATACAGGAAGCTGCCCAGCAGTACAAG gaaaaatttgaggcccatttgaagactctgagggaagagagagaaaagctgctggaatGGAAAGTGACGGGAGAGGGCAGAaaccaggagtatctg aaacagacacaagcggagaggcagaagattgtggctGAATTTCAACAGCTGCGACAGtttctggaggaacaagagcgactcctcctagcccagctggagaagctggatgaggagaTTGTGAGGatccagactgacactgtcaggaacGTCTCGGTGCAGATTTCCCATCTCAGCGAGCAgatcagtgagctggaggggaagtgtcagaagccagcaagtgaattcctgcag gaTGTTAAAAGCACTTTGAGCAG GTGCGAGAAGGGGCAGTTCCAGCAGCCAGAGGCGATTTCTCTTGAACTGAAAGAGCAAGTCAGTGCTTTCTCCCAGATAACTACTTCGTTATCGGAAAATCTGAGGAAATGCAAAG acactctgccctctgcactggagagagcaagaggaaaatccctgggagctttcagacagg tgactgtgactctggatccagacacggcccATCCCCGACTCATCCTGTCTGAGGATCGGAAACATGTGAGCTGGGAACTTACACCCCAGCTACTGCCCGACAACCCTGAGAGATTTGACTCTCGGACCTGTGTGCTGGGCTGTGAGGGATTCACCTCCGGGAgccattgctgggaggtggaggtcaGGGGTGCACgacactgggctgtgggggtggccagagactCTATGAGGCGGAAGGGACGGATCAGCCGTAGCCCTAagggggggatctgggctgtggagcagtgggggggtCAGTTCCaggctctctcctcccctgcaacGCCCCTGTCCCTGAGTGGGGCCCCCAGCAGGATCCGGGTTTATCTGGACTGTGActgggggcaggtgacatttattgATGCTGGTACCGAGGCCTCGATCTTCACTTTCCctccgggctccctccctggggagagaatccgaccctggctctgggtggggactGGATCCCAGCTCAGACTCTGTCCCTGA